A DNA window from Paenibacillus sp. HWE-109 contains the following coding sequences:
- a CDS encoding sensor domain-containing diguanylate cyclase produces the protein MVRRGDFKLRHLVNAFVFISVITTLSVSIAISYHNEKKSLIRMTFELNKIYADKVAETVDGLFLGLKQGLKVTGAYLQKDLNRPDMFEQLELFRHNHSSLNSVTLVNRAGIITQTSPYNKDLIGKKIGPDIDKLFIQQRPIISEPYFTTTNYLSVSIIQPLFNEYGEFIGALGGTIHLHETNMFNTILGDKMRGEDGSYFFVVSSEGNLIYHPEPSRIGEKVVENPAVAQLLEGKSGVQRLTNTKGVDMLASFTYMKESRWGIVAQTPTNIVLKATRQLVMQVLVVVIPILLAFMLVIYTLIRKMSEPLVRLANYAAKLSTNNLEHEEPPRIHSWMYEANKLHKAFSLAVSHLRTEFDDLSHDAQTDPLTGLYNRRTMELFMTNLFSQEKRFSILVLDIDNFKHVNDSYGHEFGDYMLQFLAESLQKSLGKSGVCFRYGGEEFVVLLPGTTLQSALTRAEMLRKSLEETAGPGGKHITVSIGVASFPETTSVTDKLFGLADKALYQAKSLGRNRVELAEKEAALDC, from the coding sequence ATGGTACGTCGAGGAGATTTTAAACTTAGGCATCTGGTCAATGCCTTTGTATTTATATCTGTGATTACAACATTAAGCGTAAGTATTGCGATTAGTTATCATAATGAGAAAAAATCGTTAATCCGAATGACGTTTGAGTTGAATAAAATATATGCGGACAAAGTAGCGGAAACGGTAGATGGTTTGTTTCTTGGATTGAAACAAGGTCTCAAGGTAACGGGGGCCTACCTGCAGAAGGATCTGAACAGGCCGGATATGTTTGAGCAGCTAGAGCTTTTTCGCCATAATCATTCCAGTTTGAACTCAGTCACACTGGTGAATCGCGCAGGCATCATTACACAGACGTCCCCTTATAATAAGGATTTGATCGGCAAGAAGATCGGACCTGACATCGACAAACTGTTCATACAACAGCGTCCGATCATCTCGGAGCCGTATTTCACAACAACCAATTACTTATCGGTATCGATCATACAGCCTTTATTTAATGAATATGGCGAATTTATAGGCGCGCTTGGTGGCACGATACACTTGCATGAAACCAATATGTTCAACACGATATTAGGGGATAAAATGAGGGGGGAAGACGGATCGTATTTCTTCGTGGTAAGTTCGGAAGGCAATCTGATTTATCATCCAGAACCGTCTCGCATAGGTGAAAAAGTGGTAGAAAATCCAGCAGTTGCCCAGCTATTGGAAGGGAAAAGCGGTGTCCAAAGGCTTACGAATACGAAGGGTGTCGATATGCTGGCCAGCTTTACCTATATGAAGGAATCCCGCTGGGGGATTGTTGCGCAAACCCCTACAAATATTGTATTGAAAGCAACGCGTCAACTCGTTATGCAGGTATTGGTCGTCGTTATCCCGATTCTACTCGCTTTTATGCTTGTCATCTACACCTTAATTCGGAAAATGTCAGAGCCTCTTGTGAGACTGGCTAATTACGCGGCAAAGCTGTCAACCAATAACCTTGAACATGAAGAGCCTCCGCGTATTCACTCCTGGATGTATGAAGCTAATAAGCTGCATAAGGCATTTAGTTTGGCTGTCAGCCATTTGCGAACTGAATTCGACGATTTGTCCCATGATGCCCAAACAGACCCCTTGACAGGGTTATATAACCGCCGCACGATGGAACTGTTCATGACTAATCTTTTTTCACAGGAAAAACGGTTCAGCATTCTTGTGCTGGATATTGATAATTTCAAGCATGTGAATGACAGCTATGGGCATGAATTCGGAGATTATATGCTGCAATTCCTTGCGGAAAGCTTGCAGAAATCATTAGGTAAAAGCGGCGTTTGCTTTCGATATGGGGGAGAAGAATTCGTTGTCTTGCTGCCAGGTACAACTTTGCAATCCGCTCTGACAAGAGCTGAAATGCTCAGGAAATCGCTGGAAGAGACAGCGGGACCTGGCGGCAAGCATATCACCGTCTCGATCGGCGTAGCTTCTTTTCCAGAAACAACCTCTGTGACGGATAAGCTGTTTGGGCTTGCCGATAAAGCGCTCTATCAGGCGAAAAGTCTGGGCCGCAATCGCGTTGAACTGGCCGAAAAGGAAGCAGCCCTTGATTGTTAG
- a CDS encoding peptidylprolyl isomerase has product MAKQAKIKLAGGGEVVIDLFENDAPNTVANFEKLANSGFYNGLVFHRVIPGFVAQGGCPTGTGTGGPGYQINCEINPNKHERGSLAMAHAGRNTGGSQFYIAYQPQPHLDGGHTVFGKVSKGMELVDAFKGKDLMEKVEVVEV; this is encoded by the coding sequence ATGGCCAAACAAGCAAAAATTAAACTAGCAGGCGGCGGCGAAGTCGTTATCGATCTTTTCGAAAATGACGCTCCAAACACAGTTGCCAACTTTGAAAAATTAGCAAACTCCGGTTTCTACAACGGACTTGTTTTTCATCGCGTAATTCCAGGATTCGTAGCACAAGGTGGTTGCCCAACAGGAACGGGAACAGGTGGACCTGGTTACCAAATCAACTGTGAAATCAATCCGAACAAACATGAGCGCGGTTCCCTGGCGATGGCTCATGCAGGCAGAAATACAGGTGGAAGCCAATTCTACATTGCCTACCAACCACAACCACATCTGGATGGAGGACATACTGTTTTCGGTAAAGTCTCCAAAGGAATGGAATTGGTCGATGCTTTCAAAGGCAAAGATCTTATGGAAAAAGTAGAAGTAGTAGAAGTATAA
- the lysA gene encoding diaminopimelate decarboxylase: MYLHGTSKINDQGHLEIGGVDATRLVADYGTPLYVFDEALIRQRCREFVEAFQASGLKFQVAYASKAFCVMAMCRIVEEEGMSLDVVSDGELYTALQAGFPAERIHFHGNNKTMDEIEMAIDAKIGCFVVDNFIELQLLNAIAGDKRQKVKVLLRITPGVEAHTHEYISTGQTDSKFGFDLGNGSAFEAIKEAASLSNLDLLGIHSHIGSQIFEVEGFRMAAEKMAAFAVHVRQETGVTFKVINLGGGFGIRYVDGHTPLPVAVYVEAITDAIKQNFGSNEYPLPEIWVEPGRSIVGDAGTTLYTVGTTKDIPGVRKYVAVDGGMTDNPRPALYESEYEAMLANRANEQAEEVVSIAGKCCESGDMLIWDLNLPKVKAGDVLAVSCTGAYNYAMASNYNRIRRPGVVFVKEGQSDIVVKRESFDNIISNDIIPARMKQVSKFVK; the protein is encoded by the coding sequence ATGTATTTGCACGGTACAAGTAAAATAAATGATCAAGGCCACCTCGAAATCGGCGGTGTCGATGCAACCCGATTAGTTGCTGACTATGGGACACCTTTATATGTGTTTGATGAAGCGCTGATACGTCAGCGTTGCCGGGAATTCGTTGAAGCTTTTCAAGCATCCGGTTTGAAATTCCAAGTGGCGTATGCCAGCAAAGCGTTCTGTGTTATGGCGATGTGCCGTATCGTGGAAGAAGAAGGCATGTCGTTGGATGTAGTTTCCGACGGTGAGTTGTACACAGCTCTGCAAGCAGGATTTCCTGCTGAACGGATTCACTTCCATGGCAACAACAAAACAATGGATGAAATCGAAATGGCGATTGATGCGAAGATCGGTTGTTTCGTAGTAGATAATTTTATTGAACTTCAATTGCTGAATGCAATCGCCGGCGATAAACGCCAGAAGGTAAAAGTTCTGCTGCGAATTACGCCAGGGGTGGAAGCTCATACGCATGAATATATTTCGACAGGCCAAACCGATTCCAAATTTGGTTTTGATTTAGGCAATGGCTCAGCGTTCGAAGCGATCAAAGAAGCTGCATCCTTGAGCAATTTGGATCTCTTAGGCATTCATTCCCATATTGGTTCGCAAATTTTCGAAGTCGAAGGTTTCCGCATGGCAGCTGAGAAAATGGCTGCTTTCGCTGTTCACGTTCGTCAAGAAACAGGCGTCACGTTCAAAGTTATCAATCTTGGCGGCGGTTTTGGCATTCGTTATGTGGATGGTCATACGCCGCTTCCAGTTGCTGTTTACGTAGAAGCGATCACCGATGCGATTAAACAAAATTTCGGCAGCAATGAGTACCCATTGCCAGAAATTTGGGTTGAGCCTGGTCGCAGCATTGTGGGTGATGCAGGGACTACATTGTACACGGTCGGTACGACCAAGGATATTCCAGGAGTACGCAAGTACGTGGCGGTAGATGGCGGTATGACGGATAACCCGCGCCCGGCGCTGTATGAGTCTGAGTATGAAGCGATGTTAGCCAACCGTGCCAATGAACAAGCGGAAGAAGTTGTATCCATTGCAGGCAAATGCTGTGAAAGCGGCGATATGCTAATATGGGATCTGAACCTTCCGAAAGTGAAGGCAGGCGATGTTTTGGCTGTTTCATGTACAGGGGCCTATAACTATGCAATGGCGAGCAACTACAACCGGATTCGTCGTCCGGGTGTCGTTTTCGTCAAAGAAGGGCAAAGTGATATCGTAGTTAAACGAGAGTCCTTCGACAACATCATCAGCAACGACATCATTCCAGCGAGAATGAAACAAGTTAGTAAATTTGTGAAATAA
- a CDS encoding spore germination protein, translating into MKFIVKKGSSSENEASNDKRDQSNKAQSDKLAIDEEGNLSPYNPVTDMTPQEKAYKIQEDIPRSLREIQRVLEERVGLNRSFDLILREMVFGSKRVGIFYCNGFAKDTVLTDIITRLTYADKEAVSHHTLEAFIEKLIPHIQVKSYKKMSEIVGQVLMGGTAFFIEGESAAITVDAKNFPVRSIAEPDLERVVRGARDGFVETLLINVTLVRRRIRDERFKLEIMQIGKRTKTDVCIGYINDIANADLVQAVKDKIKAVEIDGLPLAEKQLEEAIVNKGWNPYPMVRYSERPDVVAAHLLEGHVCVFVDTSPSVMILPTTFFHHVQHAEEYRQTPFIGTYLRWVRFVGIMASIFLLPLWFMMVMDPSLKPAGLEFLGPQKEGTLPLLVQFLLADIGIDLMRMAAVHTPTPLATAMGLVAAILVGDIAVKTGLFINEVILYLALASIGMFATPSYELGLANRIVRLALLIVVAIFHVPGFVVGSTLWLILLATRKSYDAPYMWPFLPFNAKSFFSILVRRPVLAGKTRLSITKPIDGTRQPKK; encoded by the coding sequence ATGAAGTTCATCGTAAAAAAAGGAAGCAGCTCGGAAAACGAAGCGTCGAATGATAAGCGAGATCAATCGAATAAGGCCCAGTCGGATAAATTGGCCATTGATGAGGAAGGAAATCTTTCTCCCTATAATCCAGTCACTGACATGACGCCTCAGGAGAAGGCATACAAAATTCAAGAAGACATTCCTCGCAGCTTACGGGAAATCCAAAGGGTGTTAGAAGAGCGTGTTGGCTTGAATCGGAGCTTTGATCTTATTTTACGTGAAATGGTTTTCGGTTCCAAACGGGTCGGCATCTTTTATTGCAATGGTTTTGCCAAAGATACGGTGCTTACGGATATTATTACGAGACTTACCTATGCGGACAAAGAAGCCGTATCTCATCATACGCTCGAAGCTTTTATAGAAAAGCTGATCCCGCATATTCAAGTTAAGTCCTATAAAAAAATGTCCGAGATTGTAGGGCAGGTCTTAATGGGAGGGACGGCCTTCTTCATAGAAGGCGAGAGTGCTGCGATTACGGTAGATGCCAAAAACTTTCCCGTTCGCTCGATTGCAGAACCTGATTTGGAACGTGTGGTCCGCGGTGCTCGCGATGGCTTCGTAGAAACATTGCTCATCAATGTTACGTTGGTAAGACGAAGAATCCGGGACGAAAGATTCAAGCTTGAAATCATGCAAATCGGGAAGCGGACGAAGACGGATGTTTGTATTGGCTACATCAATGACATCGCTAATGCGGACTTGGTTCAAGCCGTCAAGGATAAAATTAAAGCTGTCGAGATCGATGGGCTGCCGCTTGCAGAGAAACAGTTGGAAGAAGCCATCGTGAACAAAGGATGGAATCCTTATCCAATGGTGCGTTATTCGGAGCGTCCAGACGTTGTCGCTGCGCATTTGCTGGAAGGGCATGTTTGCGTATTTGTAGACACTTCACCAAGTGTCATGATATTGCCGACAACGTTCTTTCATCATGTGCAGCATGCGGAGGAATACCGGCAAACGCCATTTATTGGAACCTATCTAAGATGGGTCCGTTTTGTAGGCATAATGGCTTCGATTTTTTTGCTGCCGCTCTGGTTTATGATGGTGATGGATCCATCGCTCAAACCAGCGGGACTTGAATTCCTCGGCCCGCAGAAAGAAGGGACTTTACCGCTATTGGTCCAGTTTCTACTTGCCGATATCGGAATCGATTTGATGCGGATGGCTGCCGTACATACCCCGACGCCGCTTGCGACTGCAATGGGCTTGGTGGCGGCTATCTTGGTTGGTGATATCGCAGTCAAGACCGGCTTGTTCATCAATGAGGTTATTCTCTATTTGGCGCTTGCGTCGATAGGAATGTTTGCAACACCTAGTTATGAATTAGGGCTTGCTAACCGCATCGTCAGGTTAGCGCTCCTCATCGTTGTAGCGATCTTCCATGTGCCGGGTTTTGTAGTAGGATCTACACTGTGGTTGATCCTGCTCGCAACCCGCAAATCGTATGATGCGCCTTACATGTGGCCATTCCTGCCGTTTAATGCCAAGAGCTTTTTCTCCATTCTTGTTCGCCGTCCAGTCTTGGCCGGGAAAACGCGATTAAGCATTACGAAGCCGATCGACGGTACTCGTCAGCCTAAGAAGTAG
- a CDS encoding stage V sporulation protein AB, giving the protein MTFLGEVLLTAFIGLAGGIAVGSGMVAFLVVLDIIPRLAQITRSFSNIRSYEAAVVWGSLIFTWLDFSEIKLPLFPLSTALVGVFAGCFVGMLAAALTEIINVLPILAKRVGMGSYMIIFLMAMIFGKVFGSLFEWLFY; this is encoded by the coding sequence GTGACGTTCCTTGGGGAAGTGCTCTTGACCGCCTTCATCGGGTTAGCAGGGGGGATTGCGGTTGGAAGTGGCATGGTAGCTTTCCTGGTCGTGCTGGATATCATTCCGCGGCTGGCGCAGATCACGCGCTCTTTCTCCAACATCCGCAGCTATGAAGCGGCAGTTGTATGGGGTTCCCTCATATTCACATGGTTGGATTTCAGTGAAATCAAGCTTCCGCTTTTCCCGTTGAGCACAGCCTTGGTGGGCGTATTTGCTGGCTGTTTCGTAGGGATGCTGGCAGCAGCTTTAACAGAAATTATCAATGTGCTGCCTATTCTGGCCAAACGAGTTGGTATGGGGTCTTATATGATTATTTTCCTGATGGCAATGATATTTGGCAAGGTGTTCGGCTCGTTGTTTGAGTGGTTATTTTATTAA
- a CDS encoding stage V sporulation protein AA, which yields MVQNGAPYLYIRLRRKASVRKGNVVKLNQIAQIIVEPEYEDALNGLIIHKPQHEDGNRVLIDMMLIVRKVKNLFPELQIEHFGEPHVLLEIYSDNKKASPVLIGLVWLLLFIGSGLAIMNFHADVSMLVVHQRIYELMTGKKVEHPLILQIPYSLGIGVGMVIFFNHLFKKKFNEEPSPLEVEMFMYQENINHYVITEEYVKIHEEGETK from the coding sequence ATGGTCCAGAATGGAGCTCCATATCTCTATATCAGGCTTCGCCGAAAAGCCAGTGTGCGCAAAGGGAATGTTGTCAAGCTGAATCAAATCGCACAGATTATCGTTGAGCCGGAATATGAAGATGCATTGAATGGATTGATTATTCACAAACCGCAACATGAGGATGGCAACAGGGTCTTGATTGATATGATGCTGATTGTCCGCAAAGTGAAGAACTTGTTCCCTGAGCTGCAAATTGAACATTTCGGAGAACCTCACGTGCTCCTTGAAATCTATTCGGACAATAAAAAGGCAAGCCCTGTTTTAATCGGGCTGGTCTGGTTGTTGTTGTTCATTGGCTCAGGACTGGCCATCATGAATTTTCACGCCGATGTTTCCATGCTCGTCGTCCATCAACGGATTTATGAGCTGATGACAGGCAAGAAAGTTGAGCATCCGCTTATTTTACAAATTCCTTATTCGCTCGGTATTGGGGTGGGTATGGTTATTTTCTTTAATCATCTTTTCAAAAAGAAATTCAATGAAGAACCAAGTCCGCTTGAAGTAGAAATGTTCATGTACCAAGAAAATATTAACCATTATGTGATTACGGAGGAATACGTGAAAATCCATGAGGAAGGAGAAACGAAGTGA
- a CDS encoding DUF378 domain-containing protein: MAKLALTLVIIGALNWLLVGLFEWDLVSALLGGDSHRESSGLSRVIYTIVGLCGIFCVRFYGDDRRAVR, encoded by the coding sequence ATGGCAAAACTCGCATTAACGCTAGTTATTATTGGTGCGTTGAATTGGCTTTTGGTTGGGCTCTTCGAATGGGATTTAGTATCTGCTTTGCTCGGTGGGGATTCGCATAGAGAATCTTCTGGATTAAGTCGCGTCATCTACACGATTGTTGGCTTATGCGGCATATTCTGCGTAAGATTTTATGGTGATGACAGACGAGCTGTCCGCTAA
- the sigF gene encoding RNA polymerase sporulation sigma factor SigF, whose amino-acid sequence MDVDLKHASHSYLDDSEVKRLIALSQSGDGLARETLVSCNIRLVWSVVQRFLNRGYEAEDLFQIGCIGLLKSVDKFDLSYDVKFSTYAVPMIIGEIQRFLRDDGTLKVSRSLKELANKIRKTKDELSKRLGRLPTIKEVAEELMITPEEVVFAQEANKPLSSIHETVFENDGDPITLMDQISDDSGEKWFEKLALNEAIGTLSERERLIVYLRYFRDQTQSEVASRLGISQVQVSRLEKKILQSIKDQIAQ is encoded by the coding sequence ATGGATGTCGATCTGAAGCATGCTTCTCATAGTTATTTAGACGATTCGGAAGTCAAACGGTTAATCGCCCTCAGCCAATCCGGAGATGGACTCGCTAGAGAAACACTCGTCAGCTGCAATATCCGCTTGGTCTGGTCCGTGGTTCAACGCTTTTTGAACCGTGGTTACGAAGCCGAAGACTTGTTCCAGATCGGTTGCATCGGGCTGCTTAAGTCCGTTGATAAATTCGATCTTTCTTATGATGTGAAGTTCTCAACGTATGCCGTGCCGATGATCATCGGCGAAATACAGCGCTTCCTGCGTGATGACGGAACGCTCAAAGTCAGCCGCTCGCTCAAGGAGCTGGCTAATAAAATTCGCAAGACGAAGGATGAGCTGTCCAAGCGTCTTGGACGCCTTCCAACGATTAAAGAAGTGGCGGAAGAGCTAATGATTACGCCGGAGGAAGTTGTTTTCGCGCAAGAAGCGAACAAACCGCTTTCCTCGATTCATGAGACAGTCTTCGAGAATGATGGCGATCCCATAACGTTAATGGATCAAATCTCCGATGACTCCGGTGAGAAATGGTTTGAAAAGCTAGCTTTGAATGAAGCGATTGGAACGCTTTCCGAGCGGGAACGGCTTATTGTGTATCTCCGTTATTTCCGTGATCAAACACAGTCAGAGGTGGCCAGCAGGCTAGGCATTTCCCAAGTGCAGGTCTCCCGTCTAGAGAAGAAAATTTTGCAATCGATCAAGGATCAAATTGCCCAGTAA
- the spoIIAB gene encoding anti-sigma F factor: protein MSEHNFMSLQFASRSENEAFARVAVAAFVSQLDPTLNELTDIKTVVSEAVTNSIIHGYNNQTDGVITITTQIDDDVVRITIEDQGSGIADLEQAKEPLYTSKPELERSGMGFTIMENFMDEVEVVTAVGIGTKINMLKRIESKKALYN from the coding sequence ATGAGTGAACATAACTTTATGTCGCTGCAATTTGCCAGCCGTTCCGAGAATGAAGCTTTTGCCCGTGTTGCTGTTGCTGCTTTTGTCTCTCAACTGGATCCTACGCTCAATGAATTAACCGATATCAAAACCGTCGTGTCTGAAGCCGTAACGAACTCCATCATTCATGGTTACAATAATCAAACGGATGGTGTCATTACAATTACTACGCAAATTGATGATGATGTGGTGCGAATCACCATTGAGGATCAAGGCTCAGGCATTGCGGATCTAGAACAGGCCAAAGAGCCTCTGTATACATCCAAACCAGAGCTGGAACGTTCTGGGATGGGATTCACGATTATGGAAAATTTCATGGACGAAGTGGAAGTTGTGACGGCCGTCGGAATCGGAACCAAAATAAACATGTTGAAGCGAATTGAATCTAAAAAAGCTTTATACAATTAG
- the spoIIAA gene encoding anti-sigma F factor antagonist: MSLQIEFEQGRRALIVRLKGELDHHTADSVKARMEEAIAKEHTPHLILSLKDLSFMDSSGLGVILGRYKQITGKGGKMVVCDVAPAVYRLFELSGMFKIVSIQDNERNAMSSLEVAL, encoded by the coding sequence TTGAGCCTGCAAATTGAATTTGAGCAAGGCCGAAGGGCGCTGATTGTTAGACTGAAGGGTGAGCTGGATCATCACACAGCAGATAGTGTGAAGGCTAGGATGGAAGAAGCGATTGCCAAAGAGCACACGCCGCATCTGATTCTTAGTTTGAAGGATCTTTCTTTCATGGATAGCTCAGGTCTAGGTGTTATTCTCGGTCGTTACAAGCAAATTACGGGTAAAGGCGGTAAAATGGTCGTCTGTGATGTCGCTCCTGCTGTTTACCGCTTGTTTGAACTTTCGGGAATGTTCAAGATTGTTTCAATTCAAGACAACGAGCGCAATGCAATGTCCAGTCTGGAGGTTGCACTATGA
- a CDS encoding D-alanyl-D-alanine carboxypeptidase family protein gives MRKKGLISFICFQLCLMLLVPAAFAEEKKAPTVDLTPNAQSAVLMDADTGTVIAEKNKDTKLPPASITKIMTMLLIMEAIDKGNIKMDEKVSVSEYAASMGGSQIFLEPGEEMTVQEMLKGIAMASGNDASVAMAEKIAGSEENFVQMMNERAQQLGMKNTHFSNCNGLPVANHYTTANDIAVMSRELLKHEGITKFTGAYQDYLRKETANPFWLVNTNKLVRFYSGADGLKTGYTSEAKFCLSATAKRDNFRVVAVVLGEPNTKTRNAEVTKLFDYAFAQYTNYPLFKSGDSLGDFKVNKGQISTVPLVAKQNYSILMKKGTPTESIRHELQLDSNIKAPITMGQPIGRIIVYNGDNVLSEYPLESPVAVDKASWWMLFKRTTVQMFTTN, from the coding sequence ATGCGTAAAAAAGGGCTAATTAGTTTTATCTGTTTTCAACTCTGTTTGATGCTTCTCGTACCGGCGGCTTTTGCCGAAGAGAAGAAGGCACCTACGGTTGATTTGACACCGAATGCCCAATCTGCTGTTTTAATGGATGCCGACACAGGTACGGTTATCGCTGAGAAAAATAAAGATACCAAGCTGCCGCCAGCAAGTATTACGAAAATCATGACGATGCTTTTGATCATGGAAGCCATCGATAAGGGCAATATCAAGATGGACGAGAAAGTTAGCGTCAGTGAATATGCCGCTTCGATGGGTGGCTCACAGATCTTTCTGGAGCCAGGCGAGGAAATGACTGTTCAAGAGATGCTCAAAGGGATCGCGATGGCATCTGGCAACGATGCTTCAGTTGCTATGGCAGAGAAAATTGCCGGCTCAGAAGAAAATTTCGTGCAAATGATGAATGAGCGGGCGCAGCAGTTAGGTATGAAAAACACGCATTTCTCCAACTGCAACGGCTTGCCGGTGGCAAATCACTATACAACTGCGAACGATATCGCCGTCATGTCACGTGAATTGCTTAAGCATGAGGGCATTACGAAATTTACCGGTGCTTATCAGGATTATTTGCGCAAAGAAACGGCTAATCCATTCTGGCTGGTAAATACAAATAAGCTTGTTCGTTTCTATAGCGGGGCAGATGGCTTGAAAACAGGCTATACTAGCGAAGCGAAATTCTGTTTGTCGGCAACTGCGAAACGGGATAATTTTCGCGTTGTAGCAGTTGTGCTTGGCGAGCCGAATACCAAAACGCGTAATGCCGAAGTGACCAAGCTTTTTGATTATGCTTTTGCTCAATATACGAACTACCCTTTGTTTAAATCAGGTGACAGCTTAGGGGATTTCAAAGTAAATAAAGGGCAGATTTCGACAGTTCCGCTTGTGGCCAAGCAGAATTATAGCATTTTAATGAAAAAGGGCACACCGACTGAAAGCATTCGACATGAGCTGCAGTTGGATTCCAATATTAAAGCGCCTATTACGATGGGACAACCGATAGGCAGAATTATTGTCTACAATGGAGACAATGTGCTGTCGGAGTACCCATTAGAGTCACCTGTTGCCGTAGATAAAGCCTCGTGGTGGATGTTATTTAAACGGACAACGGTGCAGATGTTCACGACGAATTAG
- a CDS encoding pyrimidine-nucleoside phosphorylase, with protein sequence MRMVDLIHKKRSGDGLSDQEIGFIVSGYTNGDIPDYQMSAFLMAIFFNGMSSEEISALTMAMAGSGEMIDLSEIAGIKVDKHSTGGVGDKISLIVGPIVASLGVPVAKMSGRGLGHTGGTVDKLESIPGFQIELTKEAFIEAVNTNKIAIVGQSGNLAPADKKMYALRDVTATVDSIPLIASSIMSKKIASGADAIVLDVKIGSGAFMKTVEDARVLARTMVDIGKKLNRYTIAMITDMEQPLGREIGNANEIRESIEVLRGTGDKDLTEVAISVAAYMAVLGKVFSSFEEAQEAVRDIVSQGKAIDTFKRFVASQGGDPNVVDQPELLPTAAYHFEVLAEQDGFVNQIDAEHIGIAAMLLGAGRAKKEDQIDYAVGLTLNKKIGDAVKVGESLCTLHANRQEVQEVVTMIQHAYRIESGEPAPVQLIYDVIV encoded by the coding sequence ATGAGAATGGTCGATTTAATACATAAAAAGCGTTCTGGTGATGGGCTTAGCGATCAAGAAATAGGATTTATTGTGAGCGGCTACACGAATGGCGATATTCCGGATTATCAAATGTCCGCCTTCTTGATGGCGATCTTCTTCAACGGGATGTCGAGCGAAGAGATTTCAGCGCTAACGATGGCGATGGCTGGATCGGGCGAAATGATTGATTTATCTGAAATCGCAGGAATTAAAGTCGATAAACACTCAACCGGCGGAGTTGGCGATAAAATCAGCTTGATTGTTGGTCCAATCGTAGCTTCGCTAGGCGTTCCAGTTGCCAAAATGTCGGGCAGAGGCTTGGGACATACGGGCGGCACGGTTGATAAGCTGGAGTCGATTCCTGGATTCCAGATCGAATTGACGAAGGAAGCCTTTATTGAAGCGGTGAACACGAATAAAATTGCGATTGTTGGCCAGAGTGGAAACCTTGCTCCAGCGGATAAGAAAATGTATGCGCTGCGTGACGTGACAGCAACTGTCGATTCGATCCCGCTCATTGCGAGCTCGATCATGAGCAAGAAAATTGCTTCTGGTGCCGATGCAATCGTTCTCGATGTGAAAATCGGATCCGGGGCTTTCATGAAAACGGTCGAGGATGCGCGTGTGCTAGCCCGTACGATGGTGGACATCGGGAAGAAGCTGAATCGTTATACGATTGCGATGATTACGGATATGGAGCAGCCGCTTGGACGCGAAATTGGAAACGCCAACGAAATTCGCGAATCCATTGAGGTTCTGCGCGGCACCGGAGATAAGGACCTTACGGAGGTGGCTATCTCCGTTGCCGCCTATATGGCTGTGCTGGGCAAAGTGTTTAGCAGCTTCGAAGAAGCGCAGGAAGCGGTTCGAGACATCGTTTCGCAGGGGAAAGCGATTGACACCTTCAAACGTTTCGTAGCGAGCCAAGGCGGCGATCCTAATGTGGTCGATCAGCCTGAGCTGCTGCCGACGGCTGCGTATCATTTTGAAGTACTTGCGGAGCAAGATGGCTTTGTGAATCAGATAGATGCGGAGCATATCGGTATTGCCGCTATGCTGCTGGGAGCGGGTCGCGCAAAGAAAGAAGACCAAATTGATTACGCAGTAGGGCTTACATTGAATAAAAAAATCGGGGATGCGGTAAAAGTCGGCGAATCCCTCTGTACCCTTCATGCGAATCGTCAAGAAGTACAGGAAGTTGTAACGATGATTCAGCATGCTTACCGTATCGAGAGCGGTGAACCGGCGCCGGTGCAATTAATTTATGATGTTATAGTTTAA